TCAACCATCAATATTATTCCATCAGAAATATTGATTATTTCTGTTTCTACCCTATATATTTCATGCAGCCTTAAAATAGGGTAACATTGCTTTCTAATTAAAATCATTTCATTACCATCAGTATCTTTAATGATATCACTTGATTTAGCTTTAAAGGATTCTTTAATATTCGTAATTGGCACTGTATATCTAGATTGACCAACCTTCATGGTCATACCATTTATTATGGCAAGAGTAAGTGGTATTTTTAGGGTTATTATGGTTTCTTCACCGTACGTACTGTCTACTGAAATAATTCCACCAATGGCGCCTATATTTTTAGTTACAACATCCATACCCACTCCTCTTCCTGAAAATTCTGTTATTCTCTCCTTTGTTGAGAAGCCTGGCAAGAATATATATGAATATATTTCCTTATCTGTAAGTTCATCTTCCGGTCTGTTGATAAGTCCATTTTCTTTTGCTTTTTTAAGTATTTTTTCTTTATTTAGTCCTCTACCATCATCTTTAACAATTATTAATACATCTCCACCTGCATTTTTCGCCTCTAAAGTTACTGTTCCAACATTAGGCTTTCCCACTGATGCTCTCTCTTTGGCAACTTCTATTCCATGATCAATAGAGTTTCTAATAATATGTATTAGTGGATCGGATATGTGGTCTATAATGTTTTTATCAACCTCAGTTTCTTGACCTATTATTTTCAATTCAACTTCTTTATTTAGTTTTTTACACATATCACGAACTACCCTATTCATTTTTTGGAATGTGGTGGACAGTGGAACCATCCTTATGGACATAACGATATCTTGAAGTTCATTTGTAATTTTCTGAAGTTGTCTAGAGGCCTTATGGAAACTGTTCAAATTTAACCCTGTTAGATCAGGATTTTCAATTACCATTGCCTCTGAAATAACTAGCTCACCAATAAGATCCATAAGTTTATCTAATTTTGAAACATTAACACTAATAATATTTTGGTGGGAAGAAAATTGCTGAGTATTTTCTTTATTTTTACTAACTGTAGCTTGTTTGTTTTTTTCAGGAAAAGAGTGGTCTAAAATTATTTGTTTTATTTTCTTAAATTCATTAAGCTCTTCATGATCTTCTAGTTGGGTTAACTGCAAATCTTTTAGAAATACGGTGCCCATCAAAATGGAATGTATTTTATCAAAGGTATTATCTGATTTAAAGTATATTTTAAAACCTTCTTTTCTAATGATTTCAACACTATTGTTGCCATCATCAACATCATCAGGTACATAATGAACTTCATCGGCTATATCTTTTATAGTGTTAACAACAGTAAATGCATGTATGTCTTCCATTTCACAGTCTTCTTCGAAATAAATTACTGCTTTATAGGCATTTTTTTTAGAGGAATTAAGCATATCCTTATTTATATCATATTTTTCAGGAATATCTATTACATCACATTGTAACTCATCTGACATAACCTTTGATATTAGGTTATTTTGTTTTAATTCAGATAAAAAATTTTTTATCTGGGACATAAGCTCAGAAGCATCCCCATCAGGCTTTTTCTTACTTGTAATTTTATCTACTTCTGTTTTAATAAAATCAACGCCTTTTAAAACCATGTTTGTAAGCTTTAAGTAATCAATATTTTTTGGCTTTTCCTCACGTATAAAATAGAACATATCCTCCATGGCATGGGAAAGAGAGGATATGTTTTCAAAAAGCATCATTGCGGAAGAACCTTTTATGGTATGCATTATCCTAAAAATTTCATTGATTGCATTTTCAGTGTAACAGCTTGATTTTTCACTTTCTATTGCAGATTGTTCAAGTTGCTCAATAAGTTGGGTAGTTTCAAAGATGAACATATCAAGCATTGGTTCTTGACTAAAAATTTCCGACAACGGGTTCACCTCTTTTTGTGTAAACTGATTTTTATTAAACAGCTAAAATTTTTGTTAATGTTTTTATTACAAGTTCATTTTTGAAAGGCTTAACTATAAAGGACTTAGCACCTAATACTATGGATTTTCGTACAGTGGCTTCTTGTCCCATTGCTGAAATCATAACTACTTTAGATTTTGGATCTATATTCTTTATTTCTTTTAAAGTTTCTATACCATTCATTTTAGGCATGGTAATATCCAGAGTTACAAGATCTGGTTTTAATTCTTTATATTTTTCTATACCTACTGCTCCATTTTCAGCTTCACCAATTACTTCAAATCCATTTTTTTCAAGAATTGATTTTAAAGCTAGCCTCATAAAAGCTGCATCATCAACTATAAGTACCTTTTTCATTAATACTTCACCTCTCCTAACTTAATTTAAATCAAAAATGGTAGGCAGTATAGCAGCTGCCCACCATTAACAAACTAATTTAATAAATAAATTGTTAAACTGGAAAAATACTTGGCAACCTGACTATCATGGCAAAAAACTGCTTTAGACTCATGGCTTTGCGTCTCCACCTTTCAATGGATTTGCTATTTGCAAATACTAACTATTAAATTTTAATCATTGACCTGAACAATTAAACTAGGAAAATAACCTAATAAGCAAATTGTATTTATATTTTATAACACTATATTTGTGAAACCAAGGTAACTAATGTTAAGTTTACGCTATTAATGTAAACTTTAGTATATACTACTAGAATAGGTTCAAATTAAAGCTCCACTACTATATTTTTACCCCATTATACATTTTATCACATGAAATTCACTTTATTATGTCATACAAAAGTTATAATTTTCAAGTATTATTTTAGTATAAAAAATTTAAAAATTTAGTTAAAAAGAGTGTTTGGATGATAATTTTATACAAGTAAATTTTAGGAGGGTTTTTTATGTGGATAATTATAGCAACTACAGCATATTTTTGTATTATGTTAGCAATTTTGAAACTTTGTAAAGCTGCTTCTATAGCAGATAAACAACACGAAAAAATGTACAGCAAGGCTATAAAGGAAGTTGCTGAAAATCGTTGAAGCTTATGAATATGAACAGGAGTTAAAGTAACAATAAAAAATAAGTTGGGATTAGCATATAGCAAAAATTTTGCAGTAAAATTAAACACCAGGGATTATCCATCCCCGGTGTGGTGAAAAAGACAATGGCTATATTCAGAAAGTAAATAGAAAACATAAAAACTTTTAATGCAAGGAAAGTTTTACACAAACATAGGATATGTAAGATTAGGTTTATTATACTGGAAATATGTAGATTAGATATAAAATAAGTATCCCAAATGAATGGATGCTCATTTTTTTATTTCAAGAAGTTAACGAAATATTGTGGATAATGTGTATAACCTGTGGATAAGTTGTTGATAACTAAGGAGTATATTAATGTTTTTATTTAAAAAAGTCAGAGTAGAGTTGAAATGTTGATGTTAAGATAGCAATGGTTAAGGCTAACTCCTAGCTGTGATAAGAATTAGCCTTTTGTGAGCATGGACATGTGGATGACTATTTTTAGATTTTATCATTTTTATCATGGATGTCTAATTCAGAGTCTTTATTTTCTATCTTTTTTTTAGCAATGTTAATGGATTCTTGTTTAGTATTAGTAGTTTTAGAATTATCGATACCTAACATCTTCCATATTGCAGAATCAGGGTTGCCAATAATATTTGAGCTGCTCATTATAATCGCCTCCTTTTAGTACAATATTCAATGTAAATATGTTATCATATATTATCTTAAAAGTGGCATAAATCCTGTTAGTTTATTTACTTTTTTCTTATTCCCATAAATGGCAATTCCAAAATAATTGTGGTCTTGCTCCGATGTGGCTGCTGCTTTTGCAATATATTCGCTGTATATATTACAACTTTGTGCAACATCAGAAAAGTCAACAACCATTAAATCGCCAAATTCAGATTTATATAAACGTTCTCGCAAATTTTTCAGAATTTCCTTATCTCCGCGCAGTATTGTAACAGGTATCGAAATAATTCCCAAATGGGTGTAATTTGAAGCGTCCATTACATCGTCCCCTACCTGTTCAGGTATATGTTTTCCGAGGGTTACACCTAAGATAGCGGAAGTGTTGGCTATGACACCAATTGGCAGTTGTGAATCTATAATCATAACGCATTTTATATTAGAATCATTCATTTTAAAGTCCTCCTTTTGTCTTAATAGTAATTCTGTTTTCAGAAATAAACGGTCCCGCTAATGTAAGTAGAATTCCCAGTACAGCAAGCAATACCGGTGATTTCCTCTGTAATACAATGACTGAAGTAACCACTCCGTACAAACACTCATTTATGCAAATCTTTAAATATGTTCATATACTGTTTAGGTGTTAGTCCAATAAATTTCTTAAAAAAATTTGAAAAATGGCTCTGGTCAGTAAAGCCTGTTTGAAATGCCACGTCAATTGGCAATACGCCCTGCTCCAAAAGCTTTTTTGCCTTATCAATTCGTATCGTTTCCAAATAACTGTATGGCGAAATCCCCTTTTGTTTGGTAAAGGAGCGTAATAAATAATACTTGCTTAGTCCAGTCAGATTGCTTAAATCGTCTAATGTGATATTCTTCATGTAGTTTTGTTCTAAAAACTCACAGACGGCTTTCGCTTCTGTGCTCTGCTCAGCTTTTGGTGATGTTATGTCCTGTTCTGTGTATTCTTCGATTAGCTGATCCAAAAGAAAAAAAAATATTTCTTCTTTTCTAAAATCCTTTTCCTCTTGCATGATCATCAAATGCAGTTCCTTTAGCAGTGAAACTAATTCACTGTGAAAAACAACCTGTGGTGTAAAATAGGGTGAATAGTCTCTGCCCATTATTTCAAAAACAACTTTGCTCATAATCTCCGGTTGAATATTGATACAGCGATAATCCAGCGTTTTACCATCAATTTGCTCACATGTATGATTATCTCGTGGATTAAACAGTAATAGATCTCCAGGCGCTATAGTATATTCTTTATTTTTACAGGATAGATAGCGTTGGCCGTTTTCAATAAATCCAATCACATAATACTTATGAAAGTGGTTGGGGAATTTTTGCATGATCCCTTGAAAATGATAAGCTTCCATCATTAAATCTGTATCGAATTTCACAGTTCTTATTTCTTTTTCCAAGAATTCACCCTCTTTCCTAATTATCTGATAATCAGTGTATCACAGATTGTCGTATCATTCTTGTATGATATTGCTCTGTGAATTCTCCATGCCCATAAGTAATATTTTTATATACATTATGTATCCGCTGGTTGTCTATTCTATTGTCTTTTTGCAAGATTTGGGGTAATTGAATACATTCTACCCTAAAATTTTACCTTTGGCTCCAGGGTTAAATGGGGCTGTCAATGTGGAAAATCGTAAATAAAAATTAAACTGTATGTGTATATGTTAAAGGGCAGGCACTGTTAAGACGGTATCATTTTGTTCATAAATAGTTAATAAATATAACATTAAATTGTAACAAATACCATATATAATAATAAGTGTCCTAAGGAAATAGCCTTAGAGGAAATAAAGAATAATGCTGTTAATATTATTATCTTCAAAATAAATTGTAAAAATAGGCACTAGTTATTTAGGTGCTTATTTTTTATTGTGTGTGGATATAAAATAGTTGTTTATATTCATCAAGTGATTCTTAGGTTCAGGTGGAGTTTGCTTATGAGAACTGCTTTTCTCCAGCTGAACCTTAGAAGAACTTATCCAGGCGCGTAGCACTACTTATTCCCCCACTTTGATAGAAGATGGGGGTGTTAGCAATGGTAGCGATCGGATAAAACTTTTTAAAATATAACTAATGTATATACAAGAGTATGTACATTAGTTATAATATGTGTTAGTATATATTATATGTTGCTGTTATTGCAATGCAATTGGTAACAATCTCCAAAGTTTAAATCTTTATCACATACATTGTGACCTATTAGAGAAATAAGTACCTGAAATAATAAAGTGGTACTTATTTCTCCATGTACAAAAGTATTTAAAATATATATAGTTTTAGAGGTACTTGATTAAGTTCAGGTGCCTTTTGATATGTGTAAATATTTATTTAACCTGTACAAAATAATATAGTAACAATTGATATATATAATACACAATAAGACATGTATAATATTATAATATCCCCTGGGCATTGAGGATACATAAGGCTGTGTCTGTGGTTGCAGGGCACATTAAATATAGATGCAACCATTATTCTAAATCTAATTAAA
This genomic interval from Clostridium kluyveri contains the following:
- a CDS encoding chemotaxis protein CheA gives rise to the protein MSEIFSQEPMLDMFIFETTQLIEQLEQSAIESEKSSCYTENAINEIFRIMHTIKGSSAMMLFENISSLSHAMEDMFYFIREEKPKNIDYLKLTNMVLKGVDFIKTEVDKITSKKKPDGDASELMSQIKNFLSELKQNNLISKVMSDELQCDVIDIPEKYDINKDMLNSSKKNAYKAVIYFEEDCEMEDIHAFTVVNTIKDIADEVHYVPDDVDDGNNSVEIIRKEGFKIYFKSDNTFDKIHSILMGTVFLKDLQLTQLEDHEELNEFKKIKQIILDHSFPEKNKQATVSKNKENTQQFSSHQNIISVNVSKLDKLMDLIGELVISEAMVIENPDLTGLNLNSFHKASRQLQKITNELQDIVMSIRMVPLSTTFQKMNRVVRDMCKKLNKEVELKIIGQETEVDKNIIDHISDPLIHIIRNSIDHGIEVAKERASVGKPNVGTVTLEAKNAGGDVLIIVKDDGRGLNKEKILKKAKENGLINRPEDELTDKEIYSYIFLPGFSTKERITEFSGRGVGMDVVTKNIGAIGGIISVDSTYGEETIITLKIPLTLAIINGMTMKVGQSRYTVPITNIKESFKAKSSDIIKDTDGNEMILIRKQCYPILRLHEIYRVETEIINISDGIILMVENESKSICIFADELLGENQVVVKALPNYFRNFKKIRGLAGCTLLGDGGISLILDISDLINY
- a CDS encoding response regulator, which gives rise to MKKVLIVDDAAFMRLALKSILEKNGFEVIGEAENGAVGIEKYKELKPDLVTLDITMPKMNGIETLKEIKNIDPKSKVVMISAMGQEATVRKSIVLGAKSFIVKPFKNELVIKTLTKILAV
- a CDS encoding DUF2188 domain-containing protein; the protein is MSSSNIIGNPDSAIWKMLGIDNSKTTNTKQESINIAKKKIENKDSELDIHDKNDKI
- a CDS encoding DUF2000 domain-containing protein yields the protein MNDSNIKCVMIIDSQLPIGVIANTSAILGVTLGKHIPEQVGDDVMDASNYTHLGIISIPVTILRGDKEILKNLRERLYKSEFGDLMVVDFSDVAQSCNIYSEYIAKAAATSEQDHNYFGIAIYGNKKKVNKLTGFMPLLR
- a CDS encoding AraC family ligand binding domain-containing protein; translated protein: MEKEIRTVKFDTDLMMEAYHFQGIMQKFPNHFHKYYVIGFIENGQRYLSCKNKEYTIAPGDLLLFNPRDNHTCEQIDGKTLDYRCINIQPEIMSKVVFEIMGRDYSPYFTPQVVFHSELVSLLKELHLMIMQEEKDFRKEEIFFFLLDQLIEEYTEQDITSPKAEQSTEAKAVCEFLEQNYMKNITLDDLSNLTGLSKYYLLRSFTKQKGISPYSYLETIRIDKAKKLLEQGVLPIDVAFQTGFTDQSHFSNFFKKFIGLTPKQYMNIFKDLHK